In Salinarimonas sp., a genomic segment contains:
- a CDS encoding di-heme oxidoredictase family protein, producing the protein MSICSRNSGAALSVALLCAAAPPALADDRMARVLGAALFERAWVPAPSSTKANDGLGPLFNARACVSCHEGLDRWPVATDADGVVLDETLVLKLSDEGGRPDPAYGVQIQTAAVPGFAPDGLVHVGEGGYAPHALARGPLGEETRAGARLAPALRGLGRLEAVPDDVLAATADPDDADGDGVSGRFVGRFGHKAHAPDLATMTAIAFATDLGMSTTHRPAPEGDCPDAACRAAPHGGDAEIPEITDEIVSLVAAYLAAIPPPTASAPDPEGAALFAEVGCAACHTPALPSPGGPVAAYTNLLVHDLGPGLDGGATEPGIASTEWRTAPLWGLSRALANGAGLLHDGRAGRVVEAIAHHGGEAARARAAFEALDPQAKARLVGFVEGL; encoded by the coding sequence ATGAGCATCTGCTCGAGGAATAGCGGGGCCGCCCTCTCCGTCGCCCTCCTCTGCGCCGCCGCCCCGCCGGCGCTCGCCGACGACCGCATGGCCCGCGTGCTCGGCGCGGCCCTGTTCGAGCGGGCCTGGGTGCCCGCTCCGTCCTCGACGAAGGCGAACGACGGGCTGGGCCCGCTCTTCAACGCCCGCGCCTGCGTCTCCTGCCACGAGGGCCTCGATCGCTGGCCGGTCGCGACCGACGCCGACGGCGTCGTTCTCGATGAGACGCTGGTGCTCAAGCTCTCGGACGAAGGCGGCCGGCCGGACCCGGCCTACGGCGTCCAGATCCAGACCGCCGCCGTCCCGGGCTTCGCGCCCGACGGTCTCGTGCATGTCGGCGAGGGCGGCTACGCGCCCCACGCGCTCGCGCGCGGCCCGCTGGGCGAGGAGACCCGTGCCGGCGCGCGGCTCGCGCCGGCCCTGCGCGGGCTCGGGCGGCTGGAAGCCGTGCCGGACGACGTCCTCGCGGCGACCGCCGACCCGGACGATGCCGACGGCGACGGCGTCTCGGGCCGGTTCGTCGGCCGCTTCGGCCACAAGGCGCACGCGCCCGACCTCGCGACCATGACCGCGATCGCCTTCGCCACCGATCTCGGCATGTCGACGACGCACCGCCCCGCGCCGGAGGGCGACTGCCCCGACGCCGCCTGCCGCGCCGCACCCCACGGCGGCGACGCCGAGATCCCCGAGATCACGGACGAGATCGTCTCCCTCGTCGCGGCCTATCTCGCCGCGATCCCGCCGCCGACGGCGTCGGCGCCCGATCCCGAAGGCGCCGCGCTCTTCGCCGAGGTGGGCTGCGCCGCCTGCCACACGCCGGCGCTGCCCTCGCCCGGCGGGCCGGTCGCGGCCTATACGAACCTCCTCGTCCACGATCTCGGGCCCGGCCTCGACGGCGGCGCGACGGAGCCCGGGATCGCCTCGACCGAGTGGCGCACGGCCCCGCTCTGGGGCCTCTCGCGGGCGCTGGCCAACGGCGCGGGCCTCCTGCACGACGGCCGCGCGGGACGCGTCGTCGAGGCGATCGCCCATCACGGCGGGGAGGCGGCCCGCGCCCGCGCCGCCTTCGAGGCGCTCGATCCACAGGCGAAGGCGCGTCTCGTCGGTTTCGTGGAAGGCCTGTGA
- a CDS encoding SprT family zinc-dependent metalloprotease: MVLSLFRRAAPPVAPRAAPEPATLCVAHGSARYEVAVKRSARARRLTLRVSSATGAVVLTIPERTALSAAERFARDHSGWIAARLARVPGRVAFADGAIVPLRGTPHRIVATGGRRGPARAGLDAAGEPAILVPGDADLVGKRVAEFLAREARADLAASVARHTGVLGIPARRLTLRDTTSRWGSCSSRGHLSFSWRLILAPPFVLDYLAAHEVAHLKEMNHSARFWRLTERLCPHTAEAEAWLKRHGAGLHRYG, from the coding sequence ATGGTTCTCTCGCTGTTCCGCCGCGCCGCCCCGCCCGTCGCGCCTCGCGCCGCGCCCGAGCCGGCCACGCTGTGCGTGGCGCACGGATCGGCGCGCTACGAGGTTGCGGTGAAGCGCTCCGCGCGGGCCCGCCGGCTCACCCTGCGCGTGTCGAGCGCCACGGGGGCGGTGGTCCTGACCATCCCGGAGCGCACCGCGCTCTCCGCCGCCGAGCGTTTCGCCCGCGACCATTCCGGCTGGATCGCCGCGCGGCTCGCGCGGGTGCCCGGCCGCGTCGCCTTCGCGGACGGCGCGATCGTGCCGCTGCGCGGGACGCCGCACCGGATCGTCGCCACCGGCGGACGCCGGGGACCCGCCCGCGCCGGCCTCGACGCGGCCGGCGAGCCGGCGATCCTGGTCCCGGGGGACGCCGATCTCGTCGGCAAGCGGGTGGCGGAATTCCTCGCCCGCGAAGCGCGCGCCGATCTCGCCGCGTCGGTCGCCCGCCATACGGGCGTGCTCGGCATCCCAGCCCGGCGCCTCACCCTGCGCGATACGACGAGCCGCTGGGGCTCGTGCTCCTCGCGCGGGCACCTGTCCTTCTCCTGGCGGCTGATCCTCGCGCCGCCCTTCGTGCTCGACTATCTCGCCGCGCACGAGGTCGCGCACCTGAAGGAGATGAACCATTCCGCCCGCTTCTGGCGCCTGACGGAGCGGCTCTGCCCGCACACGGCGGAGGCCGAGGCCTGGCTCAAGCGTCACGGCGCCGGGCTGCACCGCTACGGCTGA
- a CDS encoding EAL domain-containing protein: MNNGCHPDFCSRKSTVAQYHVEFARVGMNDTSRPDGPDANLPIDTEEATRLEALRALSLLGTPPSAGFDRIVETARDLFGAAAAYVSLIEGEREWRKALVGDVAREARRCDGFCRHTIRSDAVLVVEDALDDPRFASLPIVREGYRFYAGAPLVVDGARLGALAVLDRAPRGLGATDRTLLVELAKAVVDEIERGRGRDASTLQPSRFTPERRFQALAAVNACVVWRAAASGEITEAALSGPFAARATADLLGLAWLDLVHPADRRRLFRRGLGARRRGASFEETLRLSDGEGRWRWTQLRVVPLVREDGTLAEWIGKCMDVHERMLAEDAGRREAERLRLALAAGRMSTWEYDPETRAIVRDAASEAILGVPRDDLEAALERIHPEDRPFLDAAYAPGGPCCIDAVRYRHPDGRWMWLSTRAQEMRDADGRRRVVGVTFDITERKEAEERAWRAANRDSLTGLENRAAFQRSLARALSCARATAGRVSILLVDVDDFKDVNDAAGHDAGDALLREVAARLARVTGSGPHLARLGGDEFAVLIEGHAEVGESLGLAQAIEAGFRAPFMHGGRSLACRASIGVACFPDHADDAQELMMSADLALFSAKEQGRGRAAVYRPALRAAVEARVALVGEIRAALGGDAIEPHYQPKIDLATGAVTGFEALARWRHPVRGLITPGAFADAFENAEIALAIGERMARAVSADLAAWLGQGFDPGTVAINLSAAEFGRADLPDVLFAALDEAGVPRWRLGVEVTETVFLGKRAEAVAATLARFARAGMRIALDDFGTGYASLTHLKQFPVDDIKIDRSFVRDLERDPGDAAIVAAVIGLGRAFGLRVVAEGVETGGQEERLRGMGCDEGQGFRFGKPMPASRVPMFLREHGAASASAGAGRVLAVG, encoded by the coding sequence TTGAACAATGGTTGTCATCCTGACTTTTGTTCACGCAAATCGACCGTGGCGCAATACCACGTCGAATTCGCGAGGGTTGGCATGAACGACACGTCGCGCCCGGATGGTCCAGACGCGAACCTCCCCATCGACACGGAGGAGGCCACACGCCTGGAGGCTCTGCGCGCGTTGTCGCTGCTGGGCACCCCGCCCTCCGCCGGCTTCGACCGCATCGTCGAGACCGCGCGGGATCTCTTCGGCGCGGCGGCCGCCTACGTGAGCCTGATCGAGGGCGAGCGCGAGTGGCGCAAGGCGCTCGTCGGCGACGTCGCGCGGGAGGCGCGCCGCTGCGACGGCTTCTGCCGGCACACGATCCGCTCCGACGCGGTCCTCGTCGTCGAGGACGCTCTCGACGATCCGCGCTTCGCGTCCCTGCCGATCGTGCGCGAGGGCTATCGGTTCTACGCCGGCGCGCCGCTCGTCGTGGACGGCGCGCGCCTCGGCGCCCTCGCCGTCCTCGATCGCGCGCCCCGCGGGCTCGGCGCCACCGACCGAACTCTCCTGGTGGAGCTCGCCAAAGCCGTCGTCGACGAGATCGAACGCGGCCGCGGTCGGGATGCGTCCACCCTCCAGCCGTCTCGCTTCACGCCCGAAAGACGCTTCCAGGCGCTCGCTGCGGTCAATGCATGCGTGGTCTGGCGCGCGGCGGCCTCGGGCGAGATCACGGAGGCGGCCTTGTCCGGGCCTTTCGCCGCGCGCGCGACCGCGGACCTGCTCGGGCTCGCCTGGCTCGATCTGGTTCATCCCGCGGATCGCCGCCGCCTGTTTCGCCGCGGGCTCGGCGCACGCCGTCGGGGAGCGTCGTTCGAGGAGACGCTGCGCCTGTCCGACGGCGAGGGCCGCTGGCGCTGGACGCAGCTGCGAGTGGTGCCGCTCGTGCGCGAGGACGGCACCCTGGCCGAGTGGATCGGCAAATGCATGGACGTGCACGAGCGCATGCTCGCCGAGGACGCGGGCCGGCGCGAGGCCGAACGGCTGCGCCTCGCCTTGGCCGCGGGGCGCATGTCCACCTGGGAGTACGATCCGGAGACGCGCGCGATCGTTCGCGACGCCGCGTCCGAGGCGATCCTCGGCGTCCCCCGCGACGACCTCGAGGCGGCCCTCGAGCGCATTCATCCGGAAGACCGCCCCTTTCTGGATGCGGCCTACGCGCCGGGCGGGCCCTGCTGCATCGACGCCGTGCGCTACCGTCATCCGGACGGGCGCTGGATGTGGCTCTCCACCCGCGCCCAGGAAATGCGCGACGCGGACGGGCGTCGGCGCGTCGTGGGCGTCACCTTCGACATCACCGAGCGGAAGGAGGCGGAGGAGCGCGCCTGGCGGGCGGCCAACCGCGATTCGCTGACCGGGCTCGAGAACCGCGCCGCGTTCCAGCGCAGCCTCGCCCGCGCCCTCTCCTGCGCGCGGGCGACGGCGGGACGCGTCTCGATCCTCCTCGTCGACGTCGACGACTTCAAGGACGTCAACGACGCGGCCGGGCACGATGCCGGCGACGCGCTCCTGCGCGAGGTCGCGGCGCGCCTCGCGCGGGTCACCGGGAGCGGGCCCCACCTCGCACGGCTCGGCGGCGACGAATTCGCGGTTTTGATCGAAGGCCATGCGGAAGTGGGGGAGAGCCTGGGCTTGGCCCAGGCGATCGAGGCGGGTTTCCGGGCGCCGTTCATGCACGGCGGCCGCAGCCTGGCGTGCCGCGCCAGCATCGGCGTCGCGTGCTTTCCGGATCACGCCGACGACGCCCAGGAACTGATGATGAGCGCCGATCTCGCGCTGTTCTCGGCCAAGGAACAGGGCCGCGGCCGTGCGGCCGTCTATCGCCCGGCGCTGCGCGCCGCCGTCGAGGCGCGCGTCGCGCTCGTCGGCGAGATCCGCGCGGCCCTCGGCGGCGACGCCATCGAGCCCCATTACCAGCCGAAGATCGACCTCGCGACGGGCGCCGTCACCGGCTTCGAGGCGCTGGCGCGCTGGCGTCATCCCGTACGCGGCCTGATCACGCCCGGGGCCTTCGCCGACGCCTTCGAGAACGCCGAGATCGCCCTCGCCATCGGGGAGCGCATGGCCCGCGCCGTCTCGGCGGACCTCGCCGCCTGGCTGGGACAGGGATTCGATCCCGGCACGGTCGCGATCAACCTCTCCGCCGCCGAGTTCGGCCGCGCCGATCTCCCGGACGTGCTGTTCGCCGCGCTGGACGAGGCCGGCGTCCCACGGTGGCGGCTCGGCGTCGAGGTCACGGAGACCGTTTTCCTCGGCAAGCGCGCCGAGGCCGTCGCCGCCACGCTCGCCCGTTTCGCGAGGGCGGGCATGCGCATCGCGCTCGACGATTTCGGCACGGGCTACGCCTCGCTGACGCATCTCAAGCAGTTCCCCGTCGACGACATCAAGATCGACCGCTCCTTCGTGCGCGATCTCGAGCGCGATCCCGGGGATGCGGCGATCGTGGCGGCGGTGATCGGGCTCGGCCGCGCCTTCGGGCTGCGGGTCGTGGCGGAGGGCGTCGAGACCGGCGGGCAGGAGGAGCGCCTGCGCGGCATGGGCTGCGACGAGGGGCAGGGCTTCCGGTTCGGCAAGCCGATGCCGGCGTCGCGCGTGCCGATGTTCTTGCGCGAGCATGGCGCCGCGTCCGCGTCCGCGGGCGCGGGGCGCGTCCTCGCGGTCGGCTGA
- a CDS encoding aromatic amino acid ammonia-lyase, producing the protein MIVELDGANLTIDATAAVARPDAAGAFAEARLADVARARIAETRAYIDATWMHDDAPLMYAFNTGVGLFKDQRVAIADMAAYQTKTVYAHATGIGEPFAEDVTRAMMLARANAFASNYSGPRVELVERLLACLNAGLHPVIPQKGSVGASGDLAPLAHLAGAVCGFPEAEMIFRGRRMPAREALAAAGFEPDVTLGAKDASALINGSTTSLALAVLATHDARRLLKAADIALCLSLEAMRGELAAFDPRLQRARPHPGQMKVARNVLRILDGTTRCSQAARDVVFPEESRAPGSPASPRVQDVYSLRCAPQVHGPADEALAYVERLVGTELNSATDNPLIVDDGQGGYVSLSGGHFHGQYMAQAMDVLAIAMADMASISERRLARLIDPGMSYGLPRNLLAGKKGLNTGFATVQCSASALVMENRTLAMPASVDSIPGKGNAEDHVSNSTWAGRKARTIVENAEQVVACELLMAAQALTLVEPIARDRPLGRGTQAALDAIRAVIPPALDGDRWYATEMAQALALVRSGAVAKAVEDAVGVLE; encoded by the coding sequence ATGATCGTCGAGCTCGACGGCGCCAACCTCACCATCGACGCCACGGCCGCGGTGGCGCGACCGGACGCCGCAGGCGCCTTCGCCGAGGCCCGGCTGGCGGACGTGGCGCGCGCGCGCATCGCCGAGACCCGCGCCTATATCGACGCGACCTGGATGCACGACGACGCGCCCCTGATGTACGCGTTCAACACCGGCGTCGGGCTGTTCAAGGACCAGCGCGTCGCGATCGCCGACATGGCGGCCTACCAGACGAAGACGGTCTACGCGCACGCGACCGGCATCGGCGAGCCCTTCGCGGAGGACGTCACCCGCGCGATGATGCTCGCGCGCGCCAACGCCTTCGCCTCGAACTATTCCGGCCCGCGGGTGGAGCTCGTCGAGCGGCTCCTCGCCTGCCTGAACGCGGGGCTCCACCCGGTCATTCCCCAGAAGGGGTCGGTGGGCGCCTCCGGCGACCTCGCGCCGCTGGCGCATCTCGCCGGCGCGGTGTGCGGCTTTCCCGAGGCGGAGATGATCTTCCGGGGCCGGCGCATGCCCGCGCGCGAGGCCCTCGCCGCCGCGGGCTTCGAGCCCGACGTCACGCTCGGCGCCAAGGACGCCTCCGCGCTGATCAACGGCTCGACGACCTCGCTCGCGCTGGCCGTGCTGGCGACGCACGACGCGCGCCGCCTGCTCAAGGCGGCCGACATCGCGCTGTGCCTCTCGCTCGAGGCGATGCGCGGCGAGCTGGCGGCCTTCGATCCGCGGCTCCAGCGCGCCCGCCCGCATCCGGGCCAGATGAAGGTCGCGCGCAACGTGCTGCGCATCCTCGACGGCACGACCCGCTGCTCGCAGGCGGCGCGCGACGTGGTCTTTCCCGAGGAGAGCCGCGCGCCCGGATCGCCGGCCTCCCCGCGCGTGCAGGACGTCTATTCCCTGCGCTGCGCCCCGCAGGTGCACGGCCCGGCGGACGAGGCCCTGGCCTACGTGGAGCGCCTCGTCGGGACGGAGCTGAATTCCGCCACCGACAACCCGCTCATCGTCGACGACGGCCAGGGCGGCTACGTCTCCCTCTCGGGCGGGCATTTCCACGGCCAGTACATGGCGCAGGCCATGGACGTCCTCGCCATCGCCATGGCCGACATGGCCTCGATCTCCGAGCGGCGGCTCGCGCGGCTGATCGATCCCGGCATGAGCTACGGCCTGCCGCGCAACCTGCTCGCCGGCAAGAAGGGGCTCAACACCGGCTTCGCCACGGTGCAGTGCTCCGCCTCGGCGCTGGTGATGGAGAACCGCACGCTGGCCATGCCGGCCTCGGTCGACTCGATCCCCGGCAAGGGCAACGCGGAGGACCACGTCTCGAACTCGACCTGGGCCGGCCGCAAGGCCCGCACCATCGTCGAGAACGCCGAGCAGGTCGTGGCCTGCGAGCTGCTGATGGCGGCCCAGGCGCTGACCCTGGTCGAGCCGATCGCCCGCGACCGCCCGCTCGGGCGCGGCACGCAGGCCGCCCTCGACGCCATCCGCGCCGTGATCCCGCCCGCGCTCGACGGCGATCGCTGGTACGCGACCGAGATGGCGCAGGCTTTGGCGCTGGTGCGCTCCGGCGCGGTGGCGAAGGCGGTGGAGGACGCCGTCGGGGTTCTGGAATAA
- a CDS encoding electron transfer flavoprotein-ubiquinone oxidoreductase, protein MDFDVVVVGGGPAGLATAMRLKQRAAEAGADISVVLVEKGAEVGAHILSGAVIDPVGLDALVPDWREDPERPLDTEVTKDEFLYLGPAGGVRLPGAFMPGLMGNHGNFIGSLGKVCRWLAPRAEALGVEIYPGFAASEVLVEDGKVVGIATGDLGITREGEPGPNYTRGMELRAKYTIFAEGARGNLAKQMIARFDLAAGREPQKYGIGIKEVWEVQPEKHRRGLVQHSFGWPLDNRTGGGSWLYHYGENLVSVGFVVHLNYENPTLSPFDEMQRFKTHPMIAETFEGAKRLAYGARAIVEGGWQSVPKLSFPGGCLVGDAGGFVNVPRIKGTHNAILSGMLCAEHVFEAVQAGRANDEVESYEEAWRGSRVGEDLYRVRNVKPMWSKYGTMVGVALGGLDMWTHQLMGGSLFGTLPHGKPDHECLKPIDQVKPKTYDKPDGVLTFDKLSSVFLSNTNHEEDQPSHLVLLDPKVPVEHNLPKYGEPARLYCPAGVYEVVYSDPDAKTDPKFVINAQNCVHCKTCDIKDPTQNIQWVTPEGGGGPVYPNM, encoded by the coding sequence ATGGATTTCGACGTCGTCGTCGTCGGCGGCGGGCCGGCCGGCCTCGCGACCGCGATGCGCCTGAAGCAGCGCGCGGCCGAGGCGGGCGCGGACATCTCCGTCGTGCTCGTGGAGAAGGGCGCCGAGGTCGGCGCGCACATCCTCTCGGGCGCGGTGATCGATCCCGTGGGCCTCGACGCGCTGGTGCCGGACTGGCGCGAGGATCCCGAGCGGCCGCTCGACACCGAGGTGACCAAGGACGAGTTCCTCTATCTCGGCCCCGCCGGCGGCGTGCGCCTGCCGGGCGCCTTCATGCCCGGGCTGATGGGGAACCACGGCAATTTCATCGGCTCGCTCGGCAAGGTCTGCCGCTGGCTGGCGCCGCGCGCCGAGGCGCTCGGCGTCGAGATCTATCCGGGCTTCGCCGCCTCCGAGGTGCTGGTCGAGGACGGCAAGGTGGTCGGCATCGCCACCGGCGACCTCGGCATCACCCGCGAGGGCGAGCCCGGGCCGAACTACACCCGCGGCATGGAGCTGCGCGCCAAGTACACGATCTTCGCCGAGGGCGCGCGCGGCAATCTCGCCAAGCAGATGATCGCCCGCTTCGACCTGGCGGCGGGCCGCGAGCCGCAGAAATACGGCATCGGCATCAAGGAGGTCTGGGAGGTCCAGCCCGAGAAGCACCGCCGCGGGCTGGTGCAGCACTCCTTCGGCTGGCCGCTCGACAACAGGACCGGCGGCGGCTCCTGGCTGTATCATTACGGCGAGAACCTCGTTTCCGTCGGCTTCGTGGTGCACCTCAACTACGAGAACCCGACCCTCTCGCCCTTCGACGAGATGCAGCGCTTCAAGACGCATCCGATGATCGCGGAGACGTTCGAGGGCGCCAAGCGCCTCGCCTACGGCGCGCGCGCCATCGTCGAGGGCGGATGGCAGTCGGTGCCGAAGCTCTCCTTCCCCGGCGGCTGCCTCGTCGGGGACGCGGGCGGCTTCGTCAACGTGCCGCGCATCAAGGGCACGCACAACGCCATCCTGTCGGGCATGCTCTGCGCCGAGCACGTCTTCGAGGCGGTGCAGGCCGGGCGCGCCAACGACGAGGTCGAGAGCTACGAGGAGGCCTGGCGCGGCTCGCGGGTCGGCGAGGACCTCTACCGCGTGCGCAACGTCAAGCCGATGTGGTCCAAGTACGGCACCATGGTCGGCGTGGCGCTCGGCGGGCTCGACATGTGGACGCACCAGCTGATGGGGGGCTCGCTGTTCGGGACGCTGCCCCACGGCAAGCCGGACCACGAGTGCCTCAAGCCCATCGACCAGGTGAAGCCGAAGACCTACGACAAGCCCGACGGCGTGCTGACCTTCGACAAGCTCTCCTCGGTGTTCCTGTCGAACACCAACCACGAGGAGGACCAGCCGAGCCACCTCGTGCTGCTCGACCCCAAGGTGCCGGTGGAGCACAACCTACCGAAATACGGCGAGCCGGCGCGGCTCTACTGCCCGGCGGGCGTCTACGAGGTGGTCTATTCCGACCCGGACGCCAAGACCGATCCGAAGTTCGTCATCAACGCCCAGAACTGCGTCCACTGCAAGACCTGCGACATCAAGGATCCGACGCAGAACATCCAGTGGGTGACGCCCGAGGGCGGCGGCGGGCCGGTCTACCCGAACATGTGA
- a CDS encoding transglycosylase SLT domain-containing protein, translated as MPPRPVLRRIRAAAFGLALAAGPAAALDLPLPDPAAPPTTSDVLEATLAEALAVRGRDAYLALVTQEAERHGIPAELADAVVTVESSYDPGAAGALDEVGLMQVRPGTAAMLGFQGTTRALYAPAVNVRYGVRYLAEAWRLADGDLCRALMKYRAGHGETRMSARSVAYCVRAIAHLKQIGSPLSEAKVPQAVAVAQRGGGRAADGALWRRHRERLRAIESRLPASALSIAN; from the coding sequence ATGCCGCCACGGCCCGTGCTTCGTCGTATCCGCGCCGCCGCTTTCGGGCTCGCCCTCGCCGCGGGGCCCGCGGCGGCGCTCGACCTGCCGCTGCCGGACCCCGCTGCGCCGCCCACCACCTCCGACGTGCTGGAGGCCACCCTCGCCGAGGCGCTCGCGGTGCGCGGCCGCGACGCCTATCTCGCCCTCGTCACGCAGGAGGCGGAGCGCCACGGCATCCCCGCGGAGCTGGCCGACGCGGTGGTGACGGTCGAGAGCTCCTACGATCCGGGCGCGGCCGGGGCGCTCGACGAGGTGGGGCTGATGCAGGTGCGCCCGGGCACGGCGGCCATGCTCGGCTTCCAGGGTACGACGCGCGCGCTCTACGCGCCGGCGGTGAACGTGCGCTACGGCGTGCGCTACCTCGCCGAGGCCTGGCGGCTCGCCGACGGCGATCTCTGCCGCGCCCTGATGAAGTACCGCGCCGGCCACGGCGAGACGCGCATGAGCGCGCGCTCGGTGGCCTATTGCGTGCGCGCCATCGCGCATCTCAAGCAGATCGGCTCGCCGCTGAGCGAGGCGAAGGTGCCGCAGGCCGTCGCCGTGGCGCAGCGCGGGGGAGGGCGCGCCGCCGACGGCGCGCTCTGGCGGCGCCACCGCGAGCGGCTGCGGGCGATCGAGAGCCGGCTGCCGGCCTCGGCGCTCTCGATCGCGAATTGA
- a CDS encoding murein L,D-transpeptidase family protein, which translates to MVRKAALVAALALSLAACQESTVSSNRHLQPIPPQTLALMSTKGMDQDDPILVRVFKMESELEVWKKAEDGQYALLKTYPICRWSGQLGPKMREGDRQAPEGFYAVSPGLMNPNSSFYLSFNTGFPNAFDRAHGRTGSHLMVHGSCTSRGCFAMTDEAIAEVYALAREAFEGGQRAFQFQSYPFRMTPENLAQSRYDPNSAFWRNLKEGWDYFEVTRREPPVEVCGGRYSFGTENCTPIDGTVAAAVRARALQDEVEIARLIEAGEPAVRVVYEDGGGHPSFGLANATTTDVSSATAFAALDAGRAQNDDRLGIVSRPEALAAGPRLVPVDSNGRPIEPEAPATAVATAPAPQPGAPAATAAAPAPQPGEATRTEPFYARMLGGLFSNLPFGGAPEPAAPVSAPTPPQRGAALIPGAQPTGPATGYSALR; encoded by the coding sequence ATGGTGAGAAAAGCCGCGCTCGTCGCCGCTCTGGCGCTTTCCCTGGCCGCCTGCCAGGAGAGCACCGTCTCGTCCAACCGGCACCTGCAGCCGATCCCGCCGCAGACCCTCGCGCTGATGTCCACGAAGGGCATGGACCAGGACGACCCGATCCTGGTCCGCGTGTTCAAGATGGAATCCGAGCTCGAGGTCTGGAAGAAGGCCGAGGACGGCCAGTACGCGCTCCTCAAGACCTACCCGATCTGCCGTTGGTCCGGGCAGCTCGGCCCGAAGATGCGCGAGGGCGACCGGCAGGCGCCGGAGGGCTTCTACGCCGTCTCGCCGGGGCTGATGAACCCGAACTCGAGCTTCTATCTCTCGTTCAACACCGGCTTCCCCAACGCGTTCGACCGCGCTCACGGCCGCACCGGCTCGCACCTGATGGTGCACGGCTCGTGCACCTCGCGCGGCTGCTTCGCCATGACGGACGAGGCCATCGCCGAGGTCTACGCCCTCGCCCGCGAGGCCTTCGAGGGCGGCCAGCGCGCCTTCCAGTTCCAGTCCTATCCGTTCCGGATGACGCCGGAGAACCTCGCCCAGTCCCGCTACGACCCGAACAGCGCCTTCTGGCGCAACCTGAAGGAAGGCTGGGACTATTTCGAGGTCACGCGCCGCGAGCCGCCGGTCGAGGTCTGCGGCGGCCGCTATTCCTTCGGGACGGAGAACTGCACGCCGATCGACGGCACGGTCGCCGCCGCCGTGCGCGCCCGCGCCCTGCAGGACGAGGTCGAGATCGCCCGGCTGATCGAGGCCGGCGAGCCCGCCGTGCGCGTCGTCTACGAGGACGGCGGCGGTCATCCCTCCTTCGGCCTCGCCAACGCCACGACGACGGACGTCTCCAGCGCCACCGCCTTCGCGGCCCTGGACGCCGGTCGGGCGCAGAACGACGATCGGCTCGGCATCGTCAGCCGTCCCGAGGCGCTCGCCGCCGGGCCGCGCCTCGTTCCGGTCGATTCGAACGGCCGGCCGATCGAGCCGGAGGCTCCGGCGACCGCCGTCGCGACGGCGCCCGCGCCGCAGCCGGGCGCACCGGCCGCGACCGCCGCGGCGCCCGCGCCGCAGCCCGGCGAAGCGACCCGCACCGAGCCGTTCTACGCCCGCATGCTCGGCGGCCTGTTCTCGAACCTGCCCTTCGGCGGCGCGCCCGAGCCGGCCGCTCCGGTGAGCGCGCCGACGCCGCCCCAGCGCGGCGCGGCCTTGATCCCTGGCGCGCAGCCGACGGGGCCGGCGACCGGCTATTCCGCACTTCGCTGA